A region from the Triticum aestivum cultivar Chinese Spring chromosome 3D, IWGSC CS RefSeq v2.1, whole genome shotgun sequence genome encodes:
- the LOC123077020 gene encoding uncharacterized protein isoform X1 — translation MALTVVPVRPSAHPDWALLNKTGRISDNRNETTAGCRTPEGQAVEVSFCLADPPGVSHFSVHCPGLEGDDYSDTPPLLICAEGAFVLFSVTLNVPEWGSVHHFVYSARGPSGNRPSLHLLPEPDPEVPAFQSQQFGILPCGGGHFAVAFLDRNWIDHRDCWEYRAYVFSSTTRAWSRTKPSMPRLSQSDKVLLDRHYSCKQITVGETSLGWVDLLCGIVLLCNLFDKRPVIKYIPFPASRVPLVDEDGVPDIAAEHLCDVSCCGDLIKFVQIDFDEPDYGSSGIAWKATTWNRKLSWDDWRNRRTVDVAEISVDTSYSALLPELLDDENKLLELKNLIFINPTLSIQDDHLLYIRAMVKAQDDTTWIVALDMKHASLSALVPVSTQPFCGVTMYSPCAFPKYYLDNMPVAEADVVKPVVRQLYGTNKRSHRRQKGILNPNTSSQGNPVARGERASVLDLLFLHRRNIYFFFFIVLPIMAKVFSYIYSMNA, via the exons ATGGCGCTCACCGTTGTTCCTGTCCGGCCCTCCGCGCACCCCGACTGGGCCTTACTCAACAAGACGGGCCGTATCTCCGACAACCGGAACGAGACCACCGCCGGGTGCCGCACGCCGGAGGGCCAGGCCGTGGAGGTGTCCTTCTGCCTCGCCGACCCGCCGGGCGTCTCCCACTTCTCCGTCCACTGCCCCGGCCTCGAGGGCGACGACTACTCCGACACCCCGCCCTTGCTCATCTGCGCCGAGGGGGCTTTCGTGCTCTTCTCCGTCACCCTCAACGTCCCCGAGTGGGGCTCCGTccaccacttcgtctactccgcgCGCGGCCCGTCCGGCAACCGCCCGTCGCTGCACCTGCTCCCGGAGCCGGACCCTGAGGTCCCAGCCTTCCAGTCCCAGCAGTTCGGCATCCTGCCCTGCGGCGGCGGCCACTTCGCCGTGGCTTTCCTCGATCGCAACTGGATTGACCATCGTGACTGCTGGGAGTATCGCGCCTACGTCTTCTCCTCCACCACGCGGGCATGGAGCAGAACCAAGCCGTCCATGCCGCGCTTGTCCCAGTCTGACAAGGTGCTGCTCGATAGGCATTACAGCTGCAAGCAGATCACTGTCGGAGAAACCTCGCTGGGCTGGGTTGATCTCTTGTGTGGTATTGTCCTCCTCTGCAACCTCTTCGACAAGCGTCCCGTCATCAAGTACATTCCATTCCCCGCATCCAGGGTTCCTCTCGTTGATGAGGATGGTGTCCCCGACATCGCCGCGGAACACTTGTGCGACGTCTCCTGCTGCGGCGATCTCATCAAGTTTGTCCAGATAGATTTCGATGAGCCTGACTATGGAAGCAGTGGCATCGCTTGGAAAGCCACCACATGGAACAGGAAGCTCTCTTGGGATGATTGGCGCAACCGCCGCACGGTTGATGTTGCTGAAATCTCGGTCGACACGAGTTATTCTGCTTTGTTGCCTGAGCTGCTGGATGATGAGAACAAACTACTGGAGCTGAAGAATCTTATTTTCATTAACCCCACCCTGAGCATCCAAGATGACCATCTTCTCTACATAAGGGCCATGGTAAAGGCTCAAGATGACACGACATGGATTGTCGCACTTGACATGAAACATGCCTCTCTCAGTGCGCTAGTCCCAGTGTCCACCCAACCCTTCTGTGGCGTTACCATGTACTCTCCATGTGCCTTCCCCAAGTACTACCTCGACAATATGCCAGTAG CAGAGGCAGACGTGGTCAAACCAGTGGTCAGGCAACTATACGGCACGAATAAAAGATCTCACAGGAGGCAAAAAGGGATACTCAACCCAAATACTAGCTCTCAAGGGAATCCGGTGGCACGGGGTGAGCGAGCTTCGGTTCTGGATCTCCTGTTTCTGCATCGCCGGAAcatttatttctttttcttcaTAGTATTACCGATCATGGCAAAAGTGTTCTCTTATATCTACTCGATGAATGCCTGA
- the LOC123077020 gene encoding uncharacterized protein isoform X2, whose protein sequence is MALTVVPVRPSAHPDWALLNKTGRISDNRNETTAGCRTPEGQAVEVSFCLADPPGVSHFSVHCPGLEGDDYSDTPPLLICAEGAFVLFSVTLNVPEWGSVHHFVYSARGPSGNRPSLHLLPEPDPEVPAFQSQQFGILPCGGGHFAVAFLDRNWIDHRDCWEYRAYVFSSTTRAWSRTKPSMPRLSQSDKVLLDRHYSCKQITVGETSLGWVDLLCGIVLLCNLFDKRPVIKYIPFPASRVPLVDEDGVPDIAAEHLCDVSCCGDLIKFVQIDFDEPDYGSSGIAWKATTWNRKLSWDDWRNRRTVDVAEISVDTSYSALLPELLDDENKLLELKNLIFINPTLSIQDDHLLYIRAMVKAQDDTTWIVALDMKHASLSALVPVSTQPFCGVTMYSPCAFPKYYLDNMPVEADVVKPVVRQLYGTNKRSHRRQKGILNPNTSSQGNPVARGERASVLDLLFLHRRNIYFFFFIVLPIMAKVFSYIYSMNA, encoded by the exons ATGGCGCTCACCGTTGTTCCTGTCCGGCCCTCCGCGCACCCCGACTGGGCCTTACTCAACAAGACGGGCCGTATCTCCGACAACCGGAACGAGACCACCGCCGGGTGCCGCACGCCGGAGGGCCAGGCCGTGGAGGTGTCCTTCTGCCTCGCCGACCCGCCGGGCGTCTCCCACTTCTCCGTCCACTGCCCCGGCCTCGAGGGCGACGACTACTCCGACACCCCGCCCTTGCTCATCTGCGCCGAGGGGGCTTTCGTGCTCTTCTCCGTCACCCTCAACGTCCCCGAGTGGGGCTCCGTccaccacttcgtctactccgcgCGCGGCCCGTCCGGCAACCGCCCGTCGCTGCACCTGCTCCCGGAGCCGGACCCTGAGGTCCCAGCCTTCCAGTCCCAGCAGTTCGGCATCCTGCCCTGCGGCGGCGGCCACTTCGCCGTGGCTTTCCTCGATCGCAACTGGATTGACCATCGTGACTGCTGGGAGTATCGCGCCTACGTCTTCTCCTCCACCACGCGGGCATGGAGCAGAACCAAGCCGTCCATGCCGCGCTTGTCCCAGTCTGACAAGGTGCTGCTCGATAGGCATTACAGCTGCAAGCAGATCACTGTCGGAGAAACCTCGCTGGGCTGGGTTGATCTCTTGTGTGGTATTGTCCTCCTCTGCAACCTCTTCGACAAGCGTCCCGTCATCAAGTACATTCCATTCCCCGCATCCAGGGTTCCTCTCGTTGATGAGGATGGTGTCCCCGACATCGCCGCGGAACACTTGTGCGACGTCTCCTGCTGCGGCGATCTCATCAAGTTTGTCCAGATAGATTTCGATGAGCCTGACTATGGAAGCAGTGGCATCGCTTGGAAAGCCACCACATGGAACAGGAAGCTCTCTTGGGATGATTGGCGCAACCGCCGCACGGTTGATGTTGCTGAAATCTCGGTCGACACGAGTTATTCTGCTTTGTTGCCTGAGCTGCTGGATGATGAGAACAAACTACTGGAGCTGAAGAATCTTATTTTCATTAACCCCACCCTGAGCATCCAAGATGACCATCTTCTCTACATAAGGGCCATGGTAAAGGCTCAAGATGACACGACATGGATTGTCGCACTTGACATGAAACATGCCTCTCTCAGTGCGCTAGTCCCAGTGTCCACCCAACCCTTCTGTGGCGTTACCATGTACTCTCCATGTGCCTTCCCCAAGTACTACCTCGACAATATGCCAGTAG AGGCAGACGTGGTCAAACCAGTGGTCAGGCAACTATACGGCACGAATAAAAGATCTCACAGGAGGCAAAAAGGGATACTCAACCCAAATACTAGCTCTCAAGGGAATCCGGTGGCACGGGGTGAGCGAGCTTCGGTTCTGGATCTCCTGTTTCTGCATCGCCGGAAcatttatttctttttcttcaTAGTATTACCGATCATGGCAAAAGTGTTCTCTTATATCTACTCGATGAATGCCTGA